A DNA window from Primulina tabacum isolate GXHZ01 chromosome 12, ASM2559414v2, whole genome shotgun sequence contains the following coding sequences:
- the LOC142520210 gene encoding uncharacterized protein LOC142520210 gives MANPTSTFSFNDPLYLHLSDAPGTSLVVDPLIGSGNYSIWSRATKIALQAKNKLGFINGTCRKPAANSPTLYQWERCIAVVLSWIFSSVSKEIFCGLVYANDASSVWADLKERFDKICGSRIYAIHRDIVRLSQESTTISVYFSKLKQLWDELASLITSPSCDCTNARAYVEHEQQQRLIQFLMGLNDSYSSIRSQILLMNPLPSVSQAYSLLCQEEAHRNVLAIRRNIVFA, from the exons ATGGCGAATCCGACATCAACTTTCAGCTTCAACGATCCATTGTATTTGCATTTATCCGATGCTCCTGGTACGTCTCTTGTTGTTGATCCTTTAATTGGATCTGGGAATTATAGTATTTGGAGCAGAGCAACGAAGATCGCACTCCAAGCTAAAAATAAGCTAGGATTCATCAACGGAACATGTAGAAAACCAGCTGCAAATTCTCCAACATTATATCAGTGGGAACGATGTATTGCGGTGGTGTTGTCTTGGATTTTTTCTTCGGTTTCTAAAGAAATTTTCTGTGGACTTGTTTATGCGAATGATGCATCAAGTGTTTGGGCAGATCTTAAGGAACGATTTGACAAAATTTGTGGTTCCAGAATCTATGCGATTCATCGAGATATTGTTCGATTATCCCAAGAATCGACCACCATTTCCGTATATTTCTCGAAGCTCAAGCAGTTGTGGGATGAGCTGGCCTCATTGATCACCTCACCGTCTTGTGATTGTACTAACGCCAGAGCATATGTTGAACACGAGCAGCAACAACGATTAATTCAGTTTCTCATGGGCCTTAATGACAGTTATAGCTCAATTCGAAGTCAGATTCTCTTGATGAATCCACTTCCTTCTGTGAGTCAGGCCTATTCACTTCTCTGTCAAGAAGAAGCACATCGAAATGTGCTG GCCATACGAAGGAATATTGTTTTCGCTTGA